The window ACTGCTGTGAACATTAGTAAGAGGCAATTTATTTACCAGTTATAGGGGTAATCTGTGTCAAAAGTCTGAATTGCATGACTTAAATCCAGTTTAACACCCTGTCAGATCCAGTGACTATTATTTTCTTAGTGTGCCAGGTGGGATTTAGAAGTAAAATACTGAGAATTCAATTCATATAACAATGATTAGGCTGTACTAGCAAAAGAATCAGTAAACAGAATGGTACCACTTAAAAGAGCAGAGGTAAGCATGCAGATATatccaaccaaaaaacaaaatcaattctCATATCAGGAAATATCTTTTCATCCTATGTGACTCTGTTGCTCCTGGACTAAAAACACAACCATCTGGAGTTTCCCTAAATTAGAAAATGGCATCAGCACCACTGTGATCTTGGATGGAGGGAGGTGAAAGCTCTCCCTCATGGCACCTTGTTGAGCTAGCAAATCTTccaaaatatttaactgaaaaccAATTTCAGATATTGATGTCATGAATAACTATTTTGGCAAACATGAAAAAGGAGAGAGCGAGCACACAAGGAGGCAGGAAGCAGCAGGAGTTGATTTTTCTCCCAGTCAAACTGAGTCCAAGAGACTCTTTCCAGCACAAAATTTCTAAATATACATTCATTATGTGGTTTTTTCATTCATTATGATGTATGTTATGcatctttttcaaaattttctttcaaatagaaGAACATAGATATCTGAAGAAAAGAACTAAAACTTACAGCCAAAACCCTGAGCATTGGAAATAACCAAAATAGTTTATTCACTTCCAGCAAAATACCAGGACTTGTCACAGAAATTCAGCACACGTAAACCTCTGAGCATTTCAGCAGTCAGACTGCAGAGCTATTTTAACGTAAGAAGTGTTATCAAAAACATCCACATCAAGTCTGAAGAAGCATAATGTAATGTTGACAGGTGAAAAAccaagttttgtttttttcttctatgctaAAAGAAAGAATCATTAATTAAAGCATGGTGTGCAACTTCCCAGTAAAGAGTTCTTTCAGGacaaaccaaaggaaaacagCTCATGTTAGAATGGACACTTTATATAAATGGTATACATGAGGGGTTTGTCATGGCTTTGTGAACTTCACACCAGACGAAACCAACTCAAAATTTGATCTTATTTTTATAGCCTGTATACTGTAGATGGAATATATGCTTGTATTCACacaactagatttttttttaaataagctttttttgGAAGTGCCTATAGCTTTTCAGTGATTCCTAACATATTCTGTAAGGAATTTCACATATTGGTCACTGAAGAGCAACTATAATTTGTATGTATATTTCTGTACTCTTTAAATCAGAAGTTCTACACCACTGAGGCTAGACTGACTTCAGTATCTAAGTTATCTTATTTACGCAAAAGAACACAAACCTTCTTCCTTACAGAAAGGGGTTACCACCCAATAACTTCTTACTGTCTGGCAGTATGTATGAGATCTTTTAGAGGAAACTCTACTGTGTGGTGGAAGAGGTATTCAATATTCACAACACTGATGAAAACAACAAACATTGCTataaatcatttttttttctctgtagaactGTAGACAGTAGGCAACAGACTGCCCTGCAACCCAGCAAAGCAAACAACCCCTACAGGACAGGGAACACTGCCACATAAGGGAAGACTCATATGTAGCTACCAAACTTTGCTAACGAGTATGAAAGTTAGGTAGCTTCACTAGAAGGTGGCACTGTTaagtacatacacacacacataaaaacccTTACCTTCTCCAGGATTGACTGCAGATGGTAGATTAGTCCAGTCTAGGGTCCAGCTGGGGCATGGATGAGGAGAAAACTTTGCTTCAATACCATTTTCCTAtgtgaaaggaggaaaaacaaattaagacacTGCTCCTTTACCCACTCAATTTGGTAGCAAAATCTCGACTGCATTTAACAGCATCAGATCAAAATATCCAACACTTTCAGTCTAACTGAAACTAAAGATGCAGCTGACTATACATTACATGggattcaaattatttatttctctcattGTCACAAGAAAGCCCTgttaattttctttaagaaatgttGTCAGCCTCTATGCAAAAAATACTGAGAGTTATGGAACATAGAGTTTTCTTTAACAAAACTCAAGGTTCCCAGATGTTCAAAGCTCTAATCAaagagcaaaaaacccaaacagaagcAATAGAATAATGAAGCCAAACATCAAAGTAACATCTTTTGTCACCCTTTTTATAAATCACTTTAAAAGAAGAATACAATATTGCTATTCAAACAAAGAGTTGCTTTGATTATTCAGAATTATTGATAGGGCTTCCAGCAGTCCTCTTTGCTCAATTCCTGAATGATCAAATATcagaacaaaaaagtaaaatcactTTTAAGTCAATGCGTATCAGACAGAAGATGGGCAAAACGTATTTTCACTTCTGCAGTTCTAATAAATTTCACCTATTTCAAATCAAGCACAATACTATTAAAAATAACTCATTAAAAAGTTCATATTACCATTAACTTAGTCATAGTTGGCCTCGGACCACCTATTAAATTACTGTCTTCATTCTCCTCTTCTAATCCGTTAGGAACTGAAGAGAAGTCTTGTAGCAGTTCCTCTGGAGCAGACATCAGCTCTGGAAGCTGGAGAAGCACCATATTGCATTTGCCAGCAGCTTTCTTTACTCCAGGTACATCTTGAACTCTTCGATACCAACTGGATATCAGAGGTAAATTTACCAGATTTTTGCCTTGGCTTTTGCTGGaaacctaaaaaaataaaatggaaaggtTACTTGCTACTATAAATTTCTTCCTATGAGCCAGAAGAAGGCATGAACTACAGAAGCAAATTTGGCTCCACACCGAGCATAGCCACTCATAGAATGATAGTAATGCAACAAGCTAGCCAGTTAAGAGTTCAGGCCTGCAGGTGGAATTGCCAGTTGGCTACTTAGACTTCACTTGCAATTGCAATTTGCTTAATAGGATGAAAAGGTTCACGTGACCAATTTAATCATAATTTCAGACAGTAAcaggaaaatacaatttaaataatatttttaattatctgcTATTTCCTAACAAGGGAATGATTAATTTCGGTTGGtgatcacaaaaaaacccacacacagtAATTTGCGATGAATACCAAACTCTATGCAAGACACCTGAATGCCCTTCCTTCCCAAGAGAAACCCTGTAGCCCTTTAAAGCTCATCCACTGACAGCTGTTCTGCTGGTAACTGCAAGCCTGAAATACCTTTAACTATGTGGGAACAGCAAAACAGGCACAAGCATACATTGCCCCTGGTCTTTACCGCAGCCTTTACACTTCATCTGTGCCTTTTCTTTTACTAGCACTGAAtccaaaatttttcttcttaaagcatATATGTACTCAAACTTTTTTACCATTTAACTTAATATTTTTTATACAAAAAACAGTgagtaatatattttttcttttctgaattaagTATATATGATGGTGAGATGCCTCCACATCAAAATCTCCACACAAAAAATTCTTACATGTGGTGCATATATTATAAAAAACATACCCAAATCACATTTTTACATGAAGACCAGCTAACTTTAAAAAGGACACGTTTGGTgaacttaaataatttttgatcAGGTTCCTAAACATTTTAGAACAGTGAGGATCATCCTCTTACAGGAGAGGTTGAGAAGTCTCCATCCCTAGAAAcactcaaaacctgactgggcACAACCCTGGGTAACTGGCTCTAGCTTACCCTGCTCTGAGTAGAGAGGTTagacaagatgatctccagaggtgccctcCAACCTCAACTATTTTGTGATGCTGTGCCTGCtttaagcagaaaattaaaaatcatgattatgggaaaatgcagaaaaggccATGCAAAAACAGTGCTGCTCCACACATCTGTCCTCAGTGTGGAAATGGAAATTGGTAAAAAACACTTGAAATGACACAAAATTTCTACCAGCTTTCTTGCATGCTGTGTTTATAATGTTCTTAGAGTAATCACAAGTAATTAGTAATAGCTAAAGGAGCAAAAGGAGGATGAACTGTGTAATTTTAGTATCTAATTCAATATCCTAATGGTAACACAGAGAGAAATACATTAATTCAGTTAAGGAAGAAGTCTTTTGGAAAGCAATTCTAAGAGGCACTGTTACACTTGATAACAAGTgttctaaattatattttaaaaagtgactaGTGGTTTCTCCCAGATGGAGAACAGAGCTTTTGTAATTCttctattaattttaaacagtTACAACTAATAGAAAGTGTAACAAAGCTAACCTCAGAAAGATAACAGAAATGGAATGAGGTAATGAAAAACAACTCTTCAGCTTCATTATCTTACTTTTGGTAATTATAATTATAATCAGCTAGTCATGTCTCCTCAAATTTATTGTATATTTTCCCAGACACATACCCATTGAAGACTTTGCAATTATTCACACCCTTAAAGCAAAGTGGAAGTGCAactataatgatttttttaaaccagaagtCCAGTTATATAAgtgataaatataatttaaatacagatttaacTCTGGCACTTCCATCAACCAGAGCAGTTTCAATCCACTGCCTGCAAGAAACTTTCAGATACAAGTTATTCAATTTTGATGATAACTGGGGGAATCAAGGTATAATTGCTTAGAAAATTATCATTTGccagagaacagaaataaaacaacattATCCCAGAGCTGTTATAATTTAggtaaaaatgaaactgaaagccAGTTTTTTTAAGGACAATTCTTGGTGCAAGCTAACACAAATGTGTTACACAATATATAGTGGATAAACTGCAGACCACCAAGGCGCAAGGGTCAcacatgaaaagcaaataaatacagCATTGTCAGCTGCTCACAGTACATctacagaattatttcagttggaTTGCTAAGATCAATTATGCATCTGATCCAAGAATCTTCTCATACCTAGCAACAGTAAATCAAACATTACTGTAAAACGTTATGCTCTTCTTATTTAAAAAGGCCTTGGAAAAACAAAGAAGACTGAAGTACATTAAAGTTTTTTAAATAATAGGAAAGCATTTTTCTTACTACTTCTGTTTAGTAACATCTATACAGAAATTGCTGTTAATCCTCAATTACATTatatggaaaacaaagcaagcagcGATGAATTAACCATTTTGGTAAAATAACTCATCATCTTAATTCAAAGACAGTCATATTAACCTACTTCTGGATTCCCATATTGCTATCACCATACAAAAATCCACTGAGGATTATGATCTTGgtttaaaaagttattaattgGACATTTGTCACATATTAATGATCACTAGCAGTTATCTTGATTTTAGAGATCGTTTCTCTGAATCTGACTGACAGCATCTTCAGGAAttccatttgttttcaaacaCCATAAGGCAAATTTGGCAAAACAACCTGCAAAATCAAAATGTGCATACCAACTTCACTCAGATCTCTTCCTGGCAACAGATACCAACCTAGCTATCAATCTCATAGAGCAACTGCAGGAATACTGGTAGTAGGCAAACTCATATCATTTTATTGTCATGGGAAATAAAGACACAGTCGTTACAAATTTCCTTAGTTCTTTTCCATGTATAAATCCTCATAAACCTAAGTACACAAACTGTGCTGAGCAAGACTCTCACACAGTCTTGCCACAGAAGTTCTTCCCACTGTAAACTGGTTTTGAAGCTGAGCTTATCACTTGCACCACAAAGTCCTACCTCCTTCCAGAAACTAGAAGAGGGTAGAGGGAGAAAAGGGGTGCAtcaagggttaaaaaaaaaaaaaagtaaataaaaatctaattGCTTTATTAGgctcaaaatgtattttgatatattttcctAATCCAAATGTTAAGCTATTTGTACAACAGAATCTGCAAGACACTGACACTTACTAGGTAAgtgtgacaaaaaaaccccaacaatcaaCACACACACATGGAATCTCCTTCTCAGGCCCAGATAAATTTTGTACCAAGTGAGAGATCCACCACAAAAGATTCAATAACCAACTGACTAAGGCTCTACTCCACAAGAGGGGTGAAATGAGTTTTTAACAGATCATTGATCAAAAGCTACAGAGAGGTGTATTTCACTGATTCAAATTACAGTCAAGTTGACACAAGCAATAGTCTGGCAAACTGCCTCCTGGAGTGCAGAAACGTGTAAAATCAGCTTTGCCACTCGTGACAGTGTTTCTATAATGACATTCTATGTCAGGGAGCAAAGATTATGCCCCAGTTTTCCACATTTCATGTGGTGCCCTGACTGCCAGATGCGTCAGCgcttttcctgttttatcttgGTGAAAGTCTTTGAAGGTTTCAAATTCCTCCTAATACAGATCAGGAGATCCTTACAGATCTCTAAACACATCACAGGATGCAAAATAGTCCTACACTCTGAATGAAATTTTGCATATACCCACTATATACAGTGTCCGTGTTACTTTGCTAGCATACACTGTTTTTCCACATTGTGCTGCAAAAACCTCTTGATGTGAAGGAGAAAGACAAGGATAAAGACAATTGAAACCAGCTCGTTGGTGTTTGTCTAGTACTGGGAATTGGGCTAAATTGACTGCAAAGGAGAAGAGAGACAAAGGCATCTTTGAATAGACCACACGCTTGGCATTTCCAAAATACTTACACAATCTGCTAGGAAAACATTCAACTCCGCTAAAGGAAAGTGTGGGTTTTCTCTCCATATGCTATTGGACTATACAGATAACACAAGattatattagaagaaaaaaaaaaaaaaaaaagcagcagccaatCTCACAGGATTGCAAGGAGAATGGTAACTTTTCAGTTACAAACTTAACTCCAAGAGCTTCTATCAATGTAGCATTTTTCAAGGAACTTCTCCTTTCACTGCAGTAAACAAAGGACATTCCACAAACCATGAAAAACAGTTTGGTAGAAACAATACTATGAATGACAAAACTACAGATTACTGGAAATTTCGGAGACTGAAGCACATCTCAAAGAAGTTGGCTCCCTAGACACACCACCTCATTTCTGAGCAGGGCCACAGTGATTCGTCCTTGCTTGAAGAATACAGATTaagttttgtaaaaaaaaccctacacagaATAATAAAAGGTTTGCTGATATGTAGGTATTATGCTGTCCTAGGCACTCATCTTTATCTACAGATGTGCAATGAAACTGGTTTATTTTGTGGGAGGGCTTGATAAAAAGCCATGTTGGCTACACAGGAATGTTTCCTCCCAAACAAATAAGTCATTCCTAGGAACTAgaagaaaacaacagcaaagaTTAAGACAAATTAACCTATTATAAGGAGAAATCAGAAGTTCAGAAGTCATAGCACACCGtattagacaaaaaaaaattctcaagtcAATCTCAATAAATTATATACTGGTAGCATAAATGACTGAGCTTTTGGAAGTCTTTCCCTAGACAATACCCAAGTACCATTTCACTCTAGTATGGGTAAGGAAAGCCAAGGCTTCACACCTCTAAAAAACTACTACAGTCCCTGAATCTCTCTCCATTCACTGCCTCCCTAGAAGGCATTCTTGCTTTCTTAGaaggtatttgttttcttttaggcATATCCATCCATGTCAAGATAAAGTCACATAAAGTTTCAAGTTTTTGCTGAAAAGAATTCCAATTCATATTAATATCCATGTAGTAAAAGTCCAACAAGCTGGgtagaaattaattttgccttGTCCCCCAGTACACTGCAACCAAAATTAAATTAGGTTCATGCTTAACTACTTCCTTCCTATCCATATTACAATGTACTTTCAGTGTTCATTTTGAAACTCTCATGGGGGACATCTCttctagtattttaaaattattataccATTCTCAATCCACCCtccttttaaaatctgtaatttatGATGGAATCAAAATTCCAAATTTCAAAAATTTCCTTATAGAAAAAATGGTCTCATTTTAGGAAATATCTACTGAGTCATTGTCATAAATCTAGTACACTAAACTCAAGCAGGAAGATAGGTTTATGTTTCCCTACTTTTGCTTTATGCATACTAGAATGTACTTTAAGTAcctattttaagtattttcatgGAGGAATTTTCTGGGCAACTTGGtgctaaaatatttcagcataatATTTTAACAGTTGATAGTGTTGACATGCTAtgtatttaaaagtaattttggtGAACTCACCGTTTTTTGTTGTACAATAACAACGACAAATCTTCTGTTTCAGGTTAAGTTCACATTTCAAACAccacaatatattttaaattaacatattttaCAACTtctcagttcttaaaaaaaataaaatacatatacactACTTAATATTGGCAGAACGTTGTCTTACCAAGAACTGGTGGATGCATGGCAAAAGCACTATATCTGCCAAGGTAAAATAAAGCCCTTCTGCAAAAACATGGTCCAAAAGTGGAAGGTCAGAGGTTTTTGTTCTCCTGATTTGAGCAGCCTCCCTGTTGACTGCATCTGATACTTCCTGGGCAAGTAGTTTGGAGAAAGCTATGCTCAGTTCCAAACTTGGGAGTGGATGTTCATGCATTTCcactgtttttccttcctctgttgcTTCTTTACCAAGTACGGGCACTGCAGCCTTGGCACCTGCCTTCTGTTGTTGAAGTTTCTGCCTTCGAATTTTGTCATCGTTATGTACTCGGACAGGTTCTCCAAGCTTCCTTTCAAGCTGTAAAATGTCAGGAGGAATAGTCTGACAGTGCTCAGGAGACGCCGTCAAAAATCCTTCCACAGCCAGAGGTATGCTGATCTCACAAAGTCTGGTCCACTGGCTAACCTGTCAGACAAATTTATGTAATTAACGTCTATacggaaagagaaacaaaatccagGGTATCTTTTTGTCCACTTTAAGCCAAGAAATTCCAGCTTCAAATACATCCTTTGTTAATCTTAGAAGCTCAGATACTCTGCATTGCCTTTGCAATAGCAGAATAAGGAATCTAAATAACAGAATGAACAGTTATCCCATATAGCATAATTTTACTCCTCATTATTGGCGTAAGTTTAGGGTCGCTGCATAACTCATAAACTGTAACCAATTTATATATATGAGTTCTATCAAGTGCTGGTAATAAAACCTGATTACCCAAACAGATTTTGAgtacatttattttacagaaatgcaCTAGTGGTATTTTAGTATGCAACATCAAAAAACTTCTGTCTAACTGAGCAGCaccttaaaaaaattactttttttcatgttcttatccttgtcttctttttcttattatctgtacttaaaggttttaaaacttaaactttttttttcctcattcagttTACTCACTTTGCAGCCACCTGAAATATGGAATCAAGTTTTTCAGCAGTTCCAAGAAAAGATTAGAACCAGAGATTTCTGGAGGATGTCAAGGACAATTTATGCTAGTGCTGGGTGGACTAACACAGGAATATGCTTCCCCAGATCTGCTACTCACCAACAGGACTGAAATGGGTTAGAGGCATAGTAATCAATGGCAACCATGGATGTAGCAATGATGAAACAGTGGAATTCAACCTCCTAAGAGGAGTGAGGAAGGCAAGTATAGGTGGACAAAAGCTGCCGGATGGGTAAAGTGCTATGTGACAAATGGTCTGAAATATCAACTCAAAGGGTAGTAGTTGTTAATGGTTCACACTCTACCTGAAGGTCAGTTAAAAGTGGAGCTCTCTAAGGATCTATGCTGAGGCCTACCCTATTTAATTATCTTTACCAATGACTTGGAGAGGGAGATGGAATACACTCACATCAAGTATGACAGTGTGTTGAGCAGAGCAGTTAGCAAACTCCGCAAAAGACCTGCCACTCACAGGGGCCTGCACAGGCTAGAGAACCGGCTGACAGGAACTGACATGAAACTCAGTAAAACATCCTGCAGCCAGGATGGGCTAAACTCCTTTAATGGTACAGGGTAGGGACCAACTACCTAGTCATgtagcagctctgctgaaaagacCCTGGAAATCCTGGTGAGCATAAGCTAAACATAAGCCAGCAGTGCGCCTCCTTGGCGGTGATGGAGGCTAAAAGTATACGGTGCTCTTGAAAtcaaaattaacaataaaatcaGGTATTTCTTAGTTTACTTCAAATTGCAAAAGCTGTGTGTTGAAACTACACTGTTAGACATGAAACAAAGATCTGACCTATTTTTTGAACACTCTGGTTCTTTTTGTGCTGCTAGAAAGtagtatctttaaaaataattatttttcatctttatgcCAAAATGCAGATACTTCTCCATtgaggaaattttattttctaagttcTTACTAAAAGAACCTAGTTTACATCAATATTAAGAGTCTCCTTCAGAGTATTTAATGATTATATAACCCCTATTAATGTATCTAAGAGAAAGAGATGCACTCACTTCAGCACAGGCTTTTAAGCAGGTCTTCTTAAAGCCTAAGAGTTCCAAAACATGCTTCTTAGATGGATCTGCCTCATACGTTTTCTGTATTATATGCCTTAAGACAACAGAAAGCCCAGCTCGGCAGAACTTGCCATCTTTCACAACAACAGCAGGtaaacagcagctctgcactACCACTGGAAGCTGGCATCTGGAGATTAAATGGACCTCAAGATCGCCAAGGAGGTTTTTCGTCACAAACTGATCATCCACATCTTCACCAGTCGGCACTAAGAAAATTTTGAATAATTTGCAGTCACAGTAGGATAGCAAAAACAGTGAAATAGATGTATGAAGAGGAAAGATACTATCTCTGTACTTATGAGAAAAACCCAAATATAAATGTTCTTCAGCAACACTATCTTTCATCTTCCTCCTGAGTTGACGTTCCTGAAATAGAAATCAGAACACAACATTCATAAAAGAATATTGAATTTAGAACAAAAAAGAGGGTTTGAAACAGTGGTCCTTCTACTATCTGCTAAAAAGGATTTTAACATAAGACACTATTAAAGACATCCTGCTGAAATAAGTGGACTGCAGGCCCCTCTTGAGAGAAAAGAATGGTTTCACACTGACTTTTCAAATACAAATCACTGAAATgatctgtgtaatttttttttacattttagcaTACTTCTGACATTAAACAAAACacataaaaccagaagaaaatagttcctttcaatttttttagTGTAGAAACATTTTATAgcaaagcttttttaaaaataatctcccaCAACATTAACCATATGTTACTGAAAAAACAAGTTCCTGAGCACATATCTACAACAGTCAGTTTTCTAATGCACACATATGTCTTTCTGTAACTGTTAGAAGGTACATATATAGAGGGTATTTAGGCCATGAGAAATAATACTGGGGTTTGTATTAAAAATTTATCTAGACCCTGGCAAGATACTAACCGAAGGTCAAGAGGACACATAAGAAGAACAAAACCCATTCATTTCAAGAATGCTACATGAACACCTCAAACACACAACAGTAACATAGCTGAAATTAATGCCTTCTCATTATATTAAAAACTTCAATTCATTTTCCTTATACTTGgttgaaaattacatttttttcctattaaactATTCCACACCAGTTTAATATAAAACAATGACGCAATAATTTTTCTACTCCATCACTCATTAAAATTGCTCATTAGCTTATAAATCACAACTTGTACTGAAAAGCTTTGGACACTAGATGGCACTCTTAAAACAATCATTACAGAAGAAAGCTTTATTATAATAAAAGAAATTTGAATGCTACTAGGAAAGGCCAGCATGgtttttcatatacatatatataaagcaCAAGCCACATTGGAACAGCATCAGTCTTTTAAATAACTGTCTAGATTAATAAGGTCTCTATACAGCTACATGAATATGATgtaattcttaaaaaaacaaaagttttcatttGATATATCTAGattactgactttttttccccacgtAGATGCGTACATTAAATTTACTATTTTATATCATCTATCACCAAGTTAAATCAATTGTCCAAAATGAGGCAGTGGAAGAATAAAAGCAAGTCCACCTGACATTAAGTAAAGATCATTATAACGATTTAGTGAAGTATTTTAAACCATGACATGAGTTTGCCTCAGAACAACAGTGGCTCAACATAATAgcactgtcatttttctttaattaatacACTTGCCACACAAAGAATAGTACGATACATAATAAGAAACCTACCTTCCTAAAAGCTATTTTATTTGGATAAACCTTGACAGCATATAAATTGAGACAGATTCAATATTGTAAGTACAGTTCTGTGGAAGGTACTGTTGAGATTATTCAAGAAGAGTTAGTCTTAACTGATAAATCCATAGTTGTTACCATTTAAACTTATATCCTCAACTATAGTACTTCTTTCAATATTAAATAGTACTCTCACACACATTTGGATGGTTTTTACTTTCCATGGGAACGGTGGAGCACACAACCCCATCTTTTCCTGGCCACTCTAGCCACCAAGACATACACATTCACCTTACAAATCACTTCACCACTGAATTTTTTCTTCTGGTCAACCTTACTGGACACAATCGGCTTTTTCGGTCACTATCATGCTGTATTGAACAGCTAAATATTTTGGTAAATTCCAAAGAGGTTTTGATTTCcaacatatatttttctgtagtttccaCCTGTTAACCACTCTTCTTACAAATTATTCCAAATCCATCACACAGAACTACACAAGTAAAACATCAACCTTTTCACCACAGTTACTCTCAATAGGCACATTGGCCCGTGTCCATTTTCATCCAGAGTAGCAGCATTAAAAGCACTGTTTCCCCACAGAGGGTAACATATCATTAgactaaaaatttaaaaaaaaaaaccaaacaaaccaacaacaaacttGAAAGATGTCCAAGTAGAGGTACTACTTAATCAGGCTACtgattaaaatgacaaaaatgtccTGCTATGAAAACTGGTAGATGAAAGGGTGAACAACGTCAATGTGAATTCTCCTCCAATCCGTTAAACAAAATTACTTCTACCCAGTAGCAACGAGTAATAGGTAGCAGCTGTCAGTCAGTCTAGAGACAGTAACTGATTGG of the Athene noctua chromosome 4, bAthNoc1.hap1.1, whole genome shotgun sequence genome contains:
- the GSTCD gene encoding glutathione S-transferase C-terminal domain-containing protein — translated: MKDSVAEEHLYLGFSHKYRDSIFPLHTSISLFLLSYCDCKLFKIFLVPTGEDVDDQFVTKNLLGDLEVHLISRCQLPVVVQSCCLPAVVVKDGKFCRAGLSVVLRHIIQKTYEADPSKKHVLELLGFKKTCLKACAEVSQWTRLCEISIPLAVEGFLTASPEHCQTIPPDILQLERKLGEPVRVHNDDKIRRQKLQQQKAGAKAAVPVLGKEATEEGKTVEMHEHPLPSLELSIAFSKLLAQEVSDAVNREAAQIRRTKTSDLPLLDHVFAEGLYFTLADIVLLPCIHQFLVSSKSQGKNLVNLPLISSWYRRVQDVPGVKKAAGKCNMVLLQLPELMSAPEELLQDFSSVPNGLEEENEDSNLIGGPRPTMTKLMENGIEAKFSPHPCPSWTLDWTNLPSAVNPGEGKMSRDRALRKQQQLNNLVAAVTKLAKPGDVIVDFCSGGGHVGIVLAHMMPSCQVVLIENKELSLIRAKDRSDELGLNNIWFIQANLDYFHGTFNIGVALHACGVATDMVIEHCIKSRAAFVISPCCYGFIQNTVKFKYPRSHQFKEILSYKEHMILCRFADQTAVQLPPERRLIGKHCMGLVDLDRAWAAEERNYSVQVISMEPESCSPKNNMFVGIPT